CTTGTGCTTTAACTTTTAAATCAGATTTGCTTATTTTATGCTCTTTATTTGTGTCTTCATCAATAATTGTTGCTACCAACTCATTGCTACTGGACTTTTCAACTTTTACTTTATACTTATTTGTTTTACTCTTTCCAAAGCCGAAAACTTTGTTTTTGGACTCTTCAATAGTTTCTAGAGTGACTTCATTTGTATCTTTGTTAAGTGTGGCATAGGCAGTACCTTCCTCATACTCACCCATTACCTTACAAATACTATCATCATTTTGAATTACTTTCATGTTGCCTGAACTCGTTGTATCTTTTGCAAATGTGTAATTACTAATTAACCCTATGAGCATAAAACATATGCATACTATCATAGCTATTGGCTTTCTAAAATGTATTTTCATTGTGATACTCTCCTTCTAATTATCATTTTTGTTTTATAACGCAACAAATCCTTCCCCAAAAATTCTATCTTTGCCTTTTTCTCCTAAGTCCTTAGATAAGCTTTTAAGAATGTTGTAAATATCATCTGGCAAATTCACATTATTTTCAGACAAACCAAACTTTTGAGGGTCTTGAAGTATTAAAGCTATTAATCCAGTAATGTGAGGGGCAGCAAGTGAAGTTCCTAGCAATTCCTCATATCCTCCATTACTTGAGGTTGAAACAATACCAACACCAGGTGCAGAAAAGTCAATCTTACCTCTTGGTGCAGTCTTACAAATTCTAAACCTATTATCTACTGCTGTTACAGAAATTACCTTGATATACGAAGCAGGGTATCCAGCTTCACCACAATACGAGTTGTTTGCCGAAGCAACAACTATAATTCCGGCATCAACTGCCTTAGTTATAGTATTTCGTAATAGTGGAGTATCTTTTGGAATCGCAAAACTCATATTGATTATTTGTATCTTGTTCTTAATACACCATTCAACACCGTTTGCAATAGCAGAAATTTCTCCTTCTCCGAAATTATCAAGGACTTTTATGGGATACAATTCAACGTCTGGTGCAATACCTACAATGCCAAACTCGTTATTTTGTGCTGCAATAACTCCACTTACTAGTGTTCCATGTCCCAAATTGTCTTTAGGCAGTTGCATGGGATCTATTGCATTGTATCCTTCCTTGATATTTTTACCAAAATCGGGGTGCTTGAAATCAATGCCACTATCCATAATAGCAACTTTTACACCCTTTCCAGTAGCCTTTGACCAAAGAGTAGAAGCTTTTATACTCTTAATACCCCAGGGAATTATTTGTTTAGTTTTTAGAGTGTCTAAATTTACTAAGTTTTTTGACATGTAAAAATTCTTATGCCCCCAAAATATATTCCATGCGGTTATTACTACGATTAATAGCAACACCCCTAAAAAAATCCTGCCCTTTTTCATCGGATACTGAAAACTCCTTTTATCATAGTTTTATATTGTGTACACAATATTTTACTCTTTGACGCACTTAGTACATGATATTACCCAACTAGACAAAGTAATTATAGTTTTGAAGCTTCTGTGGTATAGATTAACATATATGCATTTCATAATCAATGAATAATTTGTTAAAATATACCATATAGTCATCTGATGATTTAGACATACTCTATAACATAAGCATATTAATTTTTTATGTCATGCCCTGAATATACTTAATATTTCCCAGTGATTAAGCTAAAAAGTAGTGTTAATAAGGTTAGTGGGGATTAAGTGTAACTTCTATTAAAAATATATAAAACCCCCTTGGCAAAGATTAATAACGAGCCAAGAAGGGTCTTATAAACAAATGGGCTATATACATGGCTAAAAAGGAAGTTTAAGATTTTAGTAGACTCCTAGGTGTCTTAGGTTGATAGAAAATCCAAACACTTGCCGAGCTTGAGGAAATTAAAGCAATAAATGTGAGTAAAGTACCTATGACAGAACATAATTTTTTCATACATATAACTCCCTTCTCATTTTTAATTAATAATTGTTTACATCATCTTGTAAACTATGTACTACTGATATCATTTTATCATAATTTCCTGAATTTGAAAAAAATTTAATATCATAAATATAACTATTTAAATTTTCCTGTATTACAAATTTATTGTAGATTTCACGGTTAATCAAATGATATATAATACTTACATATACAACAATGTTTATAGCTGAGAAGAGAAAAACTGTAATAGGTATAAGAATTTGTATACTATGAGAGGAAGTAATTAAGGCTTTATCAAAAATAATGATTTTGCCCATTGATAGTAAAAATAGAATATTTATTAAGAAAATTATTATTGTTGAAATTGTAATTGGCTTACTATATAAAACAACTTTTAGTAAGTTTAGCTTAGAGAAGGAAGATTTTTTTAGTAAAATATATGCTAACAAAGTGTATTCTATGGTTCTTTCCGGAAGGGAAAATATGAAATTCAATAAAATTGATTTATTTAAGCTGTCAACTGTTTCTCCAGTAAAATAAAGCATTAAAGGTACATATGAAAACTCAATAACAATAAGTGTAAGAATACTACAAAACGTACAAGTGAACGCTTTTAATATATTTTCAACAGTTGAATAGAGCTTGTACAATGTAATTATACACAAAAAGAGTAAGATTATAGCTCCGATAAGAATAAGATTTTGATTAATTTTTAAAAAACGCAAAAATTGTGTAATTGATCCAACTGTTAATATTGTAAATATTATTTTAGAAATATCATTCCGTGTAAAAAATTGGCAATATTCTTTGTATCCCGTTTCCATTTGCTGTCTCATATTTAAGCTAATGTTATTATCAAATTTCTTTAGAATAATTAGAGTGAAGACTACTAGGAATGTTTCTTCAGGTATTGATATTAATAATACATTTAGAATATGAGTCAATATTTCGTTTAAACTTAAAAATGTTATTACCAAAATATATCACTCTCCCCAAAAAAGTCGTTTGTTACATAATTTTAACATATGTTTACATATATGTAAATGTACGTTTTATTATGGTGTTTTATTATGGGATAATATTAGCTTATCCTATTTTTTATAGACTAAGTACAGAAGTGCAAAAACTATTGTGAATAATGTTATGAAATAATTTTTAAACAACTGCTTTATAGGACTAAGTGATTTTAAGGTGTTACAGGACATCTATATAGTTAATATTTACCTATATCACATCTAGCTTTATACTGATGTTATCAGGGACGAATACGATAAAATACAGAATAAATTATATAGAGAAAACCTTAAAGCCTTTGATTTTCCTACATTTATCGAAATTGACCGACAACAGTAGAAAATGAATAATAAGAAGACATATATTATGAAATAAAAGAAAAACCTTCTAAAATATGAACTATGAAGCTAGTGCTAATACATATGTTCCAGTTATAATAAGTAATACAATAGTAAAACAAAATTGTATACAAATCATATGATTTCATAGACAAAAGATGAGACAAGGAAAACACCGATTTATGGAGATAAAAAGGTATAACTTAACTCAAACATTGTCTATGTAACTTGAATATGATTACGTATACAAGTATAATTATATTATCAGCAAATGAGAGGAATTGATAATATGATATACGGATACATGAGAATAAGTACCCAGAAGGAAAAACAAACAACAGATAGGCAGAGAATAACACTACAGCAGTATGCTGAAACAAACGGATTTAGTTTCACTGATATAAAGGAAGAGAGAATAAGCGGTACAGTTAAGGCAGAGAACAGAGAAGTATATAGTGACCTTAAAAACAAGACTTTAAGGCGAGATGATATATTAGTAATTACAGACCTTGACAGGCTAGGCAGGAATGCAGATGATGTGATTGCAGAACTAAAAGACTTAAAGCTAAAAGGCATAAGAGTAATTGCCCTTGATATTCCATATATGAACGAATACAAGAAGGCACAGAACAGCAGTATATATGATATGGTAGTTGATATAGTAATAACCTTAAAAGCTCATATGAGCCAGCAGGAGAGGGAGAAAACAGTAGCAAGGATAAATCAGGGACTGGATGCAGCAAGAGCCAAGGGGATTAAGTTAGGCAGGAAACCAGTGGAATTGCCAGAGAACTTCATTAAGGAATATAGGAAATTTAAAGATGGAAAGTACGGAGATATGACAGCAACAGGATTTGCAAAGATGTTAGGGATAGGTAGAGCTACACTATACAAGTACATAAATATATTAGAGTCAGAGCAGGAATAAGCACCTGCTTTTTTCTTGCCATGAATAAAGGTTTCCGGCTAGGTTTACAAAGCTTCGAGCATCCTATATTCCTGTATGTGTATGAGCATATTAAGTCATAGGTCGATGTTAGTGGATGCGATTGAAAAGAATAATAAGACTCTCTATTAAGCAGGTAAAATCCTTTTGTTTTTATTGAGTAATATAGGTATATTACCTATGGGGTAAAAGTGTATTCTAGCATTCATATCATATAGTTTTCCCTAGAAAATTAAGAAAAAAATATTTATAATTCAGAAAAATGACGTAAAAAATACGAAATTAGTATTGCATTACTAATAATTTAGTAGTATACTAGAGGTGGACGATATAATATTGCAATATGATGAATGAAGAAGAAATATAGTGAATAAGCCTGTCCGAGTGAGATAATCCTTTCAAACAGCTATATAAGAGGTTTGATTCTATTTTGTCTACATGGTATTATTTAATCAGAAAATTTAATAAATTTTTTTTGGAAACATTCAACTTCAAAAAATGTTACACTTTTTGAGGGTATTGTTATATTGTTTCCTTATGTCATTTGCATAGATACTTTGTGCGAGTGAAGATTATTTTTCAGAAGAAAGGCGGAGAGATTATATATTTGATTCGAGTTGAAAATAAAAAAAGCTAATGAAATTAGCAATTTTGGTAGTTGCTTTTTTATTTTGTTTTGTGTTTTCTAGGATATTGGCGTATCCAAGATTTATGTAATGTAACAAGATTCAATCTTTGTACATTGTAGCACTTCTTAAAATTAATTTCAATACCAAAATTAAATTCTATCCAAAATTATTTGAGACAGGTTAAAAGAAAATAGATACAACGCACCTGTGTTTTTTGCTGTCTGCGTATTTTGTGAGGATAGTCTTATATCCTATTGTCTTTATTCTTTATCCCTTAATCAAATAGTTTCAGTTACACATACCATGCAACTTCATAAGCATTGAGTTTGCTTTAATTGACATGGATAAAAATTGTTTAATTTACAATCACTATCAAAAAATAAGGAGCTATATATGAGTACAGTATTTACAGAAATAAGAATAAATATACATACTATTGAATTCTCTTATAATAGAGTTTCAGAAACAGACCATGAAAAATTAATGGATACATTAAAACCTGCTAAACAGAATAGAACAAATGCAGAAGTGAAAATTTTTAAAGGATATTCACAATTTAAAGGGATTAGGTATCAGTATGTTTTGATTAATAAACATGGGTTTCAAAACAGAGTTTTGAAAGTGATTGTTAATCCCATGAACGTACTGAATAAACAAGATTTATTAATTGAAGATTTAGACCTTTTTTTAAAAAGATATAATTTTTTCATGATTCAGGAATTTAGCTTACAGACATTATCATATGAAATGTTTTCAAGAGTAGATTATTATATTGATTTTGAATTTGAGCCAATAATAAAAGAAATTCTATTGAGAATTTATAAGAAAGCACCAAGCAATTACAAGGGTTTAAGAAAGACGGATAAATATAAATCAAGTGTATATTACAACAGCAAGAGCAGACAGGTAAACATATACTCTAGATACCAAAAAATAGTAAATAAATTACTAGAAGATACGTATAGTAATCCTAGTGTTGTAGATGTCAAGACAGAAGTAGAGTCATTTGTTAGCCAAAAGGATAAAAATACTATTAGGTTTGAAGTACAGATAAAAAGAAAAAAGATAATGTACTATCTTAAAAAAGAAGGTATCTGTCCGGAACTTATAAACTATTGGAATTATCGTGATGCTGCATATTTTATTAGTGATATACTAAAGCCGATTATTCAGAATGGAAACTATTATAACAGCTATCATTCGAGAAGAGTGCTGATGGAGTATTACGGTAATAAGAAATTCGTTGATAGAATAATTAGATTTCAAAATTATCTAAGTAACTATGGCTATGATAAGGCTAAAGTGCAATTTAAAAATTACAATAAATATATTAGATATTTAGCAGAGGCAGGAGTTAATCCTTACTTGATCCCCTATAATACAGGTATAACTTATACTAAAAATCCTATAAAGTTTTTGAGTAGTTCTATTGAAGCTTATAGGATTCCGGCGCAAGAATGGACAGGGTTGATTAATGTATCAAATGGAACAAATAAGCCTGCAGACAACATAGAATAGGAAAGGAAGAAATTTGGGGGTTATAGATGAAGATTACATATAACAATATAAATAATCAGACATTTGTCAGTGTGTATTTACTACCAGGTGAGGAAATTAATATAGATTCAATATCGGAACTTAAAAAGAAGCATAAGCATGTTGCGCTAATGAGAGGTGGAGCAAGACCATATAAAGAAACACTAATAAAAGCACTAGCAATATAATATTGATTTACATGTCCCTATGTGGTAAACTCTACCACATAGGGATTATATATTTTAATCAACGGAGTGGATTATATGAATGTTGTTGGCTACTGTAGATTGAGTAGAGATGATGATGCAGAAAATATGAGTATAGACGAACAGAAGAGAATCATATTAAATTATGCTTCTGACAATGGACTAGTTATTAGTAGAATATATATTGATGATAATTGTAGCGGCTTTACAGTTGATAATGATAATACTTCATTATTTGATAGACCTGAATATAACGAAATGATGGAAGCGGTTAAGGTAAGAAAAATAAATACTATCATCGTTAAGGATTTATCAAGACTTGGAAGAAAAATGAATAGCCTATTGACTGCAATTGAGATAATGGAGAAGTATGATTGTAAGTTAATAGATGCAAGTAAGAGACAGGAAGTTTCTACTAACGATGATTATACTGGTATTGAAGCGTGGTTTTATGATAAATATGTTAAGGATATTAGTAAAAAAGTAAGGCAGTCTTTTTTTAATAAGCAAAGAGAAGGACGCTTAATTATGGGAAACTATTTTGGTTATGTTAAGCAGGACAAAACTACTCTAGTAGTTGATGAAACAATCCGACCTTGCATAGAATTGGTTTATCGCTTATATATAGAAGGAAATGGATATTATAAAATCGCTTCATACCTGAATGAAAATACAAATTACCCTACACCAAGCCTATATTATGCAAGAAAGCATTCTGATAACGGTAGAGTGTACAAGCATAAAGTAACGGAGCGATGGGAGGGGTATCACATTCAAAATATTCTTGAAAATGATGTATATACAGGATTGTTAAGAACTCATAAAAAGCAGACTAAAAGCATTAGAGGGTATGTAAAAAAACTTCCTGAGTCAGAGCATTTTACCTTTGAAGATCATCATGAAGCTATAATAAGCAAAGCGGATTGGGAGTTAGTTCAGGAGATTAGAAAAAATAGAGATAAAAATGATTACAAAGGCAGTGCCAAGAATGATTATGTTTTTAGAGGATTTACTGTATGCGGTGAATGTAATTATCATGCAGGAGCTTATATGCTGAAACGCAAAGTAAAAGTACCTGCATATAATTGCAGCCAGTTTACTAGGTATGGAACTAAAGGCTGTGGGAATAAAGAAACTAAAGAAGAGGACTTGCTAAACCAGTTTAAAGCCTTTTTAATGGATACTAGAAATGCCTATAGTGATTACTTATCGAGTATTGATTTTAACAATAAGATAAAAGACAATCCAAAGATAATTAAGAAGCTTCAAAAGGAATTGGAGAGGCTAGAGCAGGAATTGAAAGTATTAATTAATCAAAAGATACAAGCAATAGTTAAGGAAGCGGATGAATATAAACAAATAGTATCTGATACATATAACAAACTTGAAGATGAAAAGAAACAACGGATATTGGAATTAAAAAATCAAATTATGGAGCTAGAAAAACAAACAAGCAAGGAAGCTGAGAATACTGTTAAATCTGCAATTAGTGTAATGGATGAAATAATTACTAGCGACAGACCTAGCCGGAAGCTACTAGAAATGATACTGGATAAGGTAATATTACATAAGGATAGAATTATTGAATTTAAACTAAAAGTTGATATAGGTGATATCTACTAGATTATTCATAAATGATTACTGTGGGGTGGTTTATAATGCTCTGTGTATTTACATAAATTGTTAGGCTGTAACCTAAGAAATTTCTACGATAATGAATTGCATAGTTATTTTCTCAGTTTAGTACTATTACGTGCTGAATATTCAGGGTTAATTAAAAAAGTTGAAGAAAGCCCTTTTAATAGTGCCTATTCGATTACAATAGATAAAGACCGCTATATGAACTTGTGTATTGGAAAGGGAGGCTTTGAAACATTTTATACTAAACCTCAGGGAGTGACTTTAATATAGTATTAGTATTTTCAATAAACTCTATGACTAAGACTTCACTCCGGTTTGTACCACTGAATTCATTGCCTTTGCCACATACAATCCTTATTTTGTACAGAGAAATGTCCAGTTGATAGGTTTGAGCATAGACAGCGTATATTCACATCTTGCATGGGTTTACAATATTTACAGGAATACAGGAATAGAGATACCGTTTCCCGTTATTGCGGATTTGGATATGAAGGTAGCTACTCTCTATGGAATGATTTCTCCCGCAGTCAGTAATACCTCTACTATAAGGAATGTATTCATAATAGATGATAAGCAGGTTATAAGAGCTATACTGCAGTATCCCCAGAGCACCGGTAGGTACATACCTGAGATAATAAGAATAATAGATTCTTTGCAGACTGTAGACAGAGAAAAGGCTGTTACCCCGGCAAACTGGCTCCCGGGTTCACCTGTAATTGTGCCACCTCCACAGACATATGAGCAGCTGAAGGAGAGGGTTCAGAATCCGCAAGGCTATCAGTGTGTAGATTGGTATTTGTGCTTTAAGCCAGGTGGGTGTGGGCAGATAAAAAGTAAATGATTTGTATCTTGATAAGCTCAGATATTCCTTGTTCAATTTGAGACTGGCTAGTGCCATGAAGCTGTTTTGTCAAGACAGCTGGAAGATAAATACCTCAAATCATGAGAATAATAAACGTGTTATAGTTTCACACTATAGCACGAAAACCTAATATATAAATCACTTTGTATATATGAACAAGTTTGTATCTTTATCGATTTGGGAAAGTGCTATGACTGCTATGTGCTTTTCTTTTTCAACAGTAAATACTGTAGGCTTTTGATTATCAGTTGTTTTCCATCCATCATCATGAAAGATTCTTTCATAATTGTCTGCAACTTCGGAAATAGTAGTATCTTTTACTAGATATATGGCTTTTGAAAAACCTTGCTCATTTGCAGGTTCAGTACTTTTAAGGGTTGTTCCCGGGTATGAGGGAATGTATGAGAACTCCTTTGTATATTCGGTTATTTTGCCACATGAAATTAAAGATAGAAATAAAGTAGTAGTAATTATTAGTAATAGCAGCTTTTTCATAGTTTATTCCTCCAGATAGAGTATTGCCTAGTCAGTTAAAATATATAAGTATTTTATACAAGAAACAAATCTATTTCAAGACAATCAAAAACAAGTAGCTTTTTTGTTTCAAAAATGAGAGGAGTGAGGAGGGTATTACAAGTTCCCAATTTTACCCAGGTAGTGGCAATAAATTTCCATAGGGTATCTTATTTCCGTTTGGAAAAAGGCAATAACCTCTTTGTCTGACACATATTGTTGATATTATCTAAAGCCCGGTATCAGGAAATATATGATTTATTTCCAAAAAAACTTTAAATTTGCCTTGAAGCTCCCAGCGGTTTTAGTTAATTAACTAAAGTTATGTTACATAAATATTCTAATGGGCAATTTGCAGTACCATAATTAAAGCAGGTGGATATAAGAATAAAGCAAAAACTATTTGACAATTAACTGTTTATAATTGACAATTATAATAAATGGATGGTGTAATAGGCTATTACACCATCCATTTATTATAATACATTTTGGGAGTGATTGTATTGACAAGAGTTGTGAGGGACTTGACAGAATTAATAGGAAACACCCCAATGGTGGAACTTGCCAACTTTAGCAGCAGTATGGGTTTGCAGACCGCTATTATGGCTAAACTTGAATACTTTAATCCTGGCGGAAGCGTAAAGGATCGTATAGGATATGCAATGCTAAAAGATGCTGAGGAAAACGGTAGAATAAGCAAGGATTCTGTAATAATAGAACCGACTAGCGGCAATACTGGTATTGGTCTTGCTTTTGTAGCTGCTGCAAAAGGGTATAGGCTAATACTTACGATGCCTGACTCGATGAGTTTGGAAAGAAGGAATCTTCTTAAAGCATTAGGGGCTGAGTTGGTATTGACTCCTGGAGCTGAGGGAATGAGAGGTGCTGTTAAAAAGGCGGAGGAGCTTGCAGCTGAATTGCCAAATTCTTTTATTCCCCAACAGTTTGAAAACCCATCAAACCCAGAAATTCACAGGAAAACAACTGCTGAGGAAATATGGAGAGATACTGATGGGGAAATTGACATTTTTATAGCAGGGGTCGGCACTGGGGGTACTTTGACTGGGGTCGGCGAAGTGCTGAAACAAAGAAAACCCGACATAAAGATAGTAGCTGTTGAACCTTTTGATTCTCCTGTTCTTTCAGGGGGGAATCACAGCCCATATAACAGAATTCAAGGTATAGGAGCAGGGTTTATTCCTAAGGTACTAAACATGGAAATAGTCGATGAAATAATCAAGGTTAGGAATGATGATGCATTTGATGTATGCCGAAGAGTAGCAAAGAAGGAAGGATTACTTGTGGGAATCTCTTCAGGGGCTGCTCTTTGTGCTGCTTTTGAGTTAGCAAAAAGATCTGAGAACAGGGAGAAAAAGATAGTAGCCTTACTACCTGACGGAGGAGAACGGTATTTGTCTACACCCTTATTTCAGGATAGTTAGTAAAGGATGGAAGTAACATAAAAAGAGTTTGTCCCTATAGGAACAAACTCTTTAATTTTTTAGTATCTAGCACCAAAACCTCTGTTACCACCGAAGTTTCTATTTCCACCACCGAAACCATTGCTTGGTCTTCTCTGTTGTTTTCTTGCTTTTCTGCAATCGTTACATCTTTGTGGTTCATTTTCAAATCCTTTTTCTTTGTAGAAAGCCTGCTCGCCTTCTGTGAAAATGAATTCAGCTCCACAATCTTTACATACTAATGTTTTGTCAGCCATATTAAATTACCTCCTTAAGAATTTGGATTTAACTACTTTCTGACTAGGGCACTCCAAATTTGAATAAGGAGGGCAATGGTCTAGAACTATAAATTAAATCTTTATTATATATCATTAACTGATATTGGGATAATTATAACATGGAATATAAATTAATACAAGGAAAATTTTGTATGTACAAGTGGCTCAAGGCTTTCAGCCATCCTATGTATCGGGAAATTATTGATAGGTATTTTCATAAATAAATCCAAGTAATATAGAATTGCTTTATTAATAAAACCTTAGTTGATAACTGTATTATTTATTGAACAGCTTAGGTTAATGAGGAAGTAAATAATAAATGCCGGTACCACGTAAGAATACCGGCATAGCTGCATATTATCCTAAACTTTTTCTACATCTCCATAGTCTACTCCAAAAGTATCAACTGTAACTTTTTTT
The Clostridia bacterium DNA segment above includes these coding regions:
- a CDS encoding recombinase family protein; its protein translation is MNVVGYCRLSRDDDAENMSIDEQKRIILNYASDNGLVISRIYIDDNCSGFTVDNDNTSLFDRPEYNEMMEAVKVRKINTIIVKDLSRLGRKMNSLLTAIEIMEKYDCKLIDASKRQEVSTNDDYTGIEAWFYDKYVKDISKKVRQSFFNKQREGRLIMGNYFGYVKQDKTTLVVDETIRPCIELVYRLYIEGNGYYKIASYLNENTNYPTPSLYYARKHSDNGRVYKHKVTERWEGYHIQNILENDVYTGLLRTHKKQTKSIRGYVKKLPESEHFTFEDHHEAIISKADWELVQEIRKNRDKNDYKGSAKNDYVFRGFTVCGECNYHAGAYMLKRKVKVPAYNCSQFTRYGTKGCGNKETKEEDLLNQFKAFLMDTRNAYSDYLSSIDFNNKIKDNPKIIKKLQKELERLEQELKVLINQKIQAIVKEADEYKQIVSDTYNKLEDEKKQRILELKNQIMELEKQTSKEAENTVKSAISVMDEIITSDRPSRKLLEMILDKVILHKDRIIEFKLKVDIGDIY
- a CDS encoding S8 family peptidase codes for the protein MKKGRIFLGVLLLIVVITAWNIFWGHKNFYMSKNLVNLDTLKTKQIIPWGIKSIKASTLWSKATGKGVKVAIMDSGIDFKHPDFGKNIKEGYNAIDPMQLPKDNLGHGTLVSGVIAAQNNEFGIVGIAPDVELYPIKVLDNFGEGEISAIANGVEWCIKNKIQIINMSFAIPKDTPLLRNTITKAVDAGIIVVASANNSYCGEAGYPASYIKVISVTAVDNRFRICKTAPRGKIDFSAPGVGIVSTSSNGGYEELLGTSLAAPHITGLIALILQDPQKFGLSENNVNLPDDIYNILKSLSKDLGEKGKDRIFGEGFVAL
- a CDS encoding redoxin domain-containing protein, which produces MAFATYNPYFVQRNVQLIGLSIDSVYSHLAWVYNIYRNTGIEIPFPVIADLDMKVATLYGMISPAVSNTSTIRNVFIIDDKQVIRAILQYPQSTGRYIPEIIRIIDSLQTVDREKAVTPANWLPGSPVIVPPPQTYEQLKERVQNPQGYQCVDWYLCFKPGGCGQIKSK
- a CDS encoding zinc-ribbon domain-containing protein: MADKTLVCKDCGAEFIFTEGEQAFYKEKGFENEPQRCNDCRKARKQQRRPSNGFGGGNRNFGGNRGFGARY
- the cysK gene encoding cysteine synthase A, producing MTRVVRDLTELIGNTPMVELANFSSSMGLQTAIMAKLEYFNPGGSVKDRIGYAMLKDAEENGRISKDSVIIEPTSGNTGIGLAFVAAAKGYRLILTMPDSMSLERRNLLKALGAELVLTPGAEGMRGAVKKAEELAAELPNSFIPQQFENPSNPEIHRKTTAEEIWRDTDGEIDIFIAGVGTGGTLTGVGEVLKQRKPDIKIVAVEPFDSPVLSGGNHSPYNRIQGIGAGFIPKVLNMEIVDEIIKVRNDDAFDVCRRVAKKEGLLVGISSGAALCAAFELAKRSENREKKIVALLPDGGERYLSTPLFQDS
- a CDS encoding cyclic lactone autoinducer peptide, with amino-acid sequence MKKLCSVIGTLLTFIALISSSSASVWIFYQPKTPRSLLKS
- a CDS encoding recombinase family protein; translated protein: MIYGYMRISTQKEKQTTDRQRITLQQYAETNGFSFTDIKEERISGTVKAENREVYSDLKNKTLRRDDILVITDLDRLGRNADDVIAELKDLKLKGIRVIALDIPYMNEYKKAQNSSIYDMVVDIVITLKAHMSQQEREKTVARINQGLDAARAKGIKLGRKPVELPENFIKEYRKFKDGKYGDMTATGFAKMLGIGRATLYKYINILESEQE